In the Candidatus Cloacimonas acidaminovorans str. Evry genome, one interval contains:
- the dinB gene encoding DNA polymerase IV, with protein MKKIIHIDMDAFFAAIEIRENPRLKGKCVIVGGPPNSRGVVSTCSYEARKFGVHSGMSSYQAWNLCPEAIFIHPHFNLYKKVSHQIREIFYQWTDLVEPLSLDEAYLDVTENKLGEDDAVKIAKLIKAEILEKTGLTCSAGVSYNKFLAKIGSDLNKPDGLTYIPPEKASEILFALPIEKFYGIGKVTSAKLKKKGINNGADLYKYELKDLIRLLGKAGHFYYYVVRGIDKREVITEFEPKSLSCETTFYEDIDNLDYLLIILQQLAERLSNRLRQKGIRGNNITLKIKYDNFELITRSSNTPSYINKADELFAYGEQLLIANWDSSRKVRLLGLAIGKLDNTNTDEQLFIPL; from the coding sequence ATGAAGAAGATTATTCATATTGATATGGATGCCTTTTTTGCGGCAATAGAAATTAGGGAAAATCCCCGTCTGAAAGGCAAATGTGTAATCGTTGGAGGACCTCCAAACAGCAGAGGTGTTGTTTCCACCTGTTCTTATGAAGCCCGTAAATTCGGAGTTCATAGTGGAATGAGCAGTTACCAGGCATGGAATTTGTGTCCTGAGGCAATTTTTATTCACCCTCACTTTAATTTATATAAAAAGGTCTCCCATCAGATAAGGGAAATTTTTTATCAATGGACTGATTTGGTAGAACCGCTTTCTCTGGATGAGGCATATTTGGATGTTACCGAAAACAAATTGGGCGAAGATGATGCCGTTAAAATAGCCAAATTAATTAAAGCGGAGATTTTGGAAAAAACGGGACTAACTTGTTCTGCCGGAGTTTCTTATAATAAATTCCTCGCTAAAATCGGCAGTGATTTGAATAAACCGGATGGTTTAACTTATATTCCGCCGGAAAAGGCAAGCGAAATTCTTTTTGCTCTACCCATTGAAAAATTTTACGGTATCGGCAAAGTTACTTCTGCCAAGCTAAAGAAAAAGGGGATAAATAATGGAGCTGACCTCTATAAATACGAACTGAAGGACTTGATAAGATTATTAGGGAAAGCTGGTCATTTCTATTATTATGTTGTTCGGGGTATTGATAAACGCGAAGTGATAACCGAATTTGAACCGAAATCTTTAAGCTGTGAAACAACTTTTTATGAGGATATTGATAATTTGGATTACCTTTTAATTATTTTACAACAGCTTGCAGAACGCTTGTCCAACCGTCTGAGACAAAAAGGCATTAGAGGAAATAACATAACCCTGAAAATAAAATACGATAACTTTGAACTGATTACCCGCAGTTCTAATACACCTTCTTATATCAATAAAGCTGATGAATTATTTGCTTACGGCGAACAGCTCTTAATTGCCAATTGGGATAGTTCCCGGAAAGTCCGTCTCCTTGGTTTGGCTATTGGCAAACTGGACAATACTAATACGGATGAACAATTATTCATTCCGCTTTAA
- a CDS encoding tetratricopeptide repeat protein codes for MKKQIIIVCLMLIVLTACSTARQKLSPQGNVNLKTADVYYSQQDVEQAEIYYLKVLEDNPDHAIALRRLGDISLFKAENFTAREVEFYEDAYHYYAKAISVTEQFPNLTDQDRIDLRDMKKRKERAWTRIFLAAGKEKEAGNTQRAMEIYELAHKLEPERPEPMIQLKNIYLVDLKDDVKAEQILQQLLQKDPDKLEYLMEMGTFYYNKGNYAEAVKYFEKARPQIPTNIDNLMNISACYYELKDYEKAMSATKTALEIEPNNVDLLDNARSIAAQLNDIDQAIFYLKKLLDIRPNEDDFSLLATYLYNKQNWQELIKYAEQWYNWDKSNKIAVEYIIWAAQQTGNKQLETKYTAIKKTMP; via the coding sequence ATGAAAAAGCAAATAATCATCGTCTGCCTAATGCTTATAGTGCTAACTGCCTGTTCTACCGCTCGTCAAAAACTTAGTCCCCAGGGAAATGTTAATCTGAAAACTGCCGATGTATATTATTCCCAACAAGATGTGGAACAAGCAGAAATATACTATTTGAAAGTCCTTGAAGATAATCCGGATCATGCTATTGCCTTAAGACGCTTGGGTGATATCAGTTTGTTTAAAGCGGAAAATTTTACAGCCCGGGAAGTTGAATTTTACGAAGATGCCTACCATTATTATGCCAAAGCAATTAGCGTTACTGAACAATTTCCCAATCTTACGGATCAGGATCGTATTGACCTGAGAGATATGAAAAAAAGGAAAGAAAGAGCTTGGACCAGGATTTTCCTGGCTGCAGGCAAAGAAAAAGAAGCAGGAAACACGCAACGCGCTATGGAAATTTATGAGCTAGCACATAAACTGGAACCGGAACGTCCTGAACCAATGATCCAGCTTAAAAATATCTATCTGGTTGATCTTAAAGATGATGTTAAAGCCGAACAAATCCTTCAGCAATTGTTACAGAAAGATCCTGATAAACTGGAATATTTAATGGAAATGGGAACCTTCTATTACAATAAGGGTAACTATGCTGAAGCCGTAAAATACTTTGAAAAAGCAAGACCTCAAATTCCTACAAATATTGATAATTTGATGAATATCTCTGCTTGCTACTATGAACTGAAGGATTATGAAAAAGCTATGTCCGCCACTAAAACTGCTTTGGAAATAGAACCAAATAATGTTGATCTTTTAGATAATGCCCGTTCTATTGCTGCTCAACTTAATGATATAGATCAAGCAATATTCTATCTTAAAAAGTTATTGGATATCCGTCCGAATGAGGATGATTTCAGTTTGCTTGCCACCTATCTTTACAATAAACAAAATTGGCAGGAACTGATTAAATATGCCGAACAGTGGTATAATTGGGATAAATCCAATAAAATAGCCGTTGAATATATTATCTGGGCTGCTCAACAAACCGGAAACAAACAATTGGAAACCAAATATACTGCCATCAAAAAAACTATGCCTTAA
- a CDS encoding sulfite exporter TauE/SafE family protein: MQSIILSPLDYIIVLPFIFLAGFIDSIAGGGGLISLPAYWSVGIPPHLALGTNKFSSCCGTLFSTANYFKAKMIDIPVALVSAGMAIIGSWLGASTALRVSSQVLNYLLIILIPAVAIFSLLNRNLGMQSKAEFLAKRLRMLLGGIAGLGIGFYDGFFGPGTGTFLILIYTSLLHYDFVTANGNTKVVNLASNLSALITFAFASNIYYPLAVPGALCGIAGNILGSKLVILRGNKLIRNVFILALLLLFARVIYNLV; this comes from the coding sequence ATGCAAAGTATTATTTTAAGTCCCCTGGATTATATTATCGTCCTGCCTTTTATTTTTCTTGCCGGTTTTATTGATTCCATAGCTGGAGGTGGAGGTTTAATTTCTTTGCCTGCTTATTGGAGTGTCGGAATACCACCTCATTTAGCTTTAGGCACTAATAAATTTTCTTCCTGTTGCGGAACTCTTTTTTCCACTGCCAATTATTTCAAAGCTAAAATGATTGATATTCCTGTTGCCTTAGTAAGTGCCGGAATGGCTATAATTGGCTCTTGGCTTGGTGCTTCAACGGCATTAAGGGTTTCCTCACAAGTACTCAATTATTTATTGATTATCCTGATTCCTGCAGTAGCTATTTTTTCTTTGTTGAACAGAAATCTGGGGATGCAAAGCAAAGCAGAGTTTCTGGCAAAAAGATTGCGTATGCTGTTGGGAGGAATAGCGGGACTGGGAATTGGCTTTTATGATGGATTCTTCGGTCCTGGAACAGGAACTTTTCTGATTTTAATTTATACTTCCCTTTTACACTATGATTTTGTAACCGCTAATGGTAATACCAAAGTTGTAAATTTGGCTTCCAATCTATCTGCATTGATTACATTTGCCTTTGCTTCCAATATTTATTACCCGCTTGCTGTTCCGGGTGCCTTATGTGGAATAGCAGGAAATATTCTGGGTTCTAAACTGGTTATTTTAAGAGGCAATAAACTAATCAGAAATGTTTTTATTCTCGCTTTACTGTTACTTTTTGCCCGAGTAATTTATAATCTTGTGTAA
- a CDS encoding DMT family transporter, with product MSNQNKAYLFAGASILAWSTISTAFKLALNYLTPVGLLFFASLTAFLFLGIVNAVSNPSLFKTKELFKTVGRNLKISLMRGLLNPFIYYLMLFEAYSRLRAQEAQALNYTWAIVLALFSIWLLKEKFRIIDFVSLLISFFGVWVISTKGQITSLQFDDALGSFLAVSTSIIWAFYWILNIKDKRPALTKLNYNFFLGFLFIALFALFTHKSLFTPQAIYGYGILGGIYVGIFEMGLTFLLWNKALELTDNTAVISNLIFFTPFLSLLFISSVLKESIHYATFIGLLLIVFSNLLQKGLPAILKRNE from the coding sequence ATGTCCAACCAAAATAAGGCATATTTGTTTGCCGGGGCTTCTATTCTTGCCTGGTCAACAATCAGCACAGCATTTAAATTGGCTTTAAATTATTTAACCCCTGTGGGATTGTTATTTTTTGCTTCTTTAACGGCTTTTCTTTTTCTGGGAATTGTTAACGCAGTTAGTAACCCTTCTCTCTTTAAGACGAAGGAGTTGTTTAAAACAGTAGGCAGGAATCTGAAAATTTCTTTGATGCGGGGATTGCTTAATCCTTTTATCTATTATTTAATGCTTTTTGAGGCATATTCCCGTTTGCGAGCTCAAGAAGCGCAAGCGTTAAATTACACTTGGGCAATTGTATTAGCTTTATTCAGTATTTGGCTGTTGAAAGAAAAATTTCGGATTATTGATTTTGTTTCTTTGCTCATCAGTTTTTTCGGGGTTTGGGTTATTTCTACAAAAGGGCAGATTACTTCCTTACAGTTTGATGATGCCTTAGGTTCATTTTTAGCCGTTTCAACTTCTATTATTTGGGCATTTTACTGGATTTTAAATATTAAGGATAAAAGACCTGCTCTTACGAAGCTCAATTACAATTTTTTTCTCGGCTTTTTGTTTATAGCTCTTTTTGCTCTTTTTACGCATAAATCTCTTTTTACGCCCCAAGCAATTTACGGTTACGGCATTCTGGGAGGTATTTATGTAGGCATTTTTGAGATGGGTTTAACTTTTCTGCTTTGGAATAAAGCCCTTGAATTGACCGATAATACGGCTGTTATTTCTAATCTGATTTTCTTTACTCCTTTTTTATCGCTACTTTTTATCAGTTCCGTATTAAAAGAAAGTATCCACTATGCTACTTTTATCGGACTTTTGTTAATTGTCTTCAGCAACCTGTTACAGAAAGGTTTACCGGCTATATTAAAGCGGAATGAATAA
- a CDS encoding LexA family protein, protein MSSKIPAGFPSPAQDYIEGKLDLNEYLIVHPASTFFVRVDGYSMQGAGIMPDDILIVDRALEATNNRIVIAIVDGELTVKRLKIKGKKYYLVPENDEFEPILIQEGMDFIIWGVVTYVIHKV, encoded by the coding sequence ATGAGTTCCAAAATTCCTGCCGGTTTTCCTTCTCCGGCACAGGATTATATTGAAGGCAAGCTTGATTTGAATGAATATTTGATAGTTCATCCTGCCTCAACTTTCTTTGTAAGAGTTGATGGCTATTCAATGCAGGGTGCAGGAATTATGCCCGATGATATTCTGATTGTAGATAGAGCATTGGAGGCAACTAATAACCGCATAGTAATTGCTATTGTGGATGGTGAATTAACAGTAAAACGACTGAAAATTAAAGGGAAAAAATATTATTTAGTGCCGGAGAATGATGAATTTGAACCAATTCTCATTCAGGAAGGAATGGACTTCATTATTTGGGGTGTTGTAACCTACGTTATCCATAAAGTTTAA